In Elusimicrobiaceae bacterium, one DNA window encodes the following:
- a CDS encoding type Z 30S ribosomal protein S14 — MATKAWVAKMAKDQKFAVRYHNRCQICGRARGYYRDFGLCRICLRKMAHQGLIPGLKKSSW, encoded by the coding sequence ATGGCTACTAAAGCATGGGTTGCAAAAATGGCTAAAGACCAGAAGTTCGCAGTGCGCTATCATAACAGATGCCAAATCTGCGGCCGCGCGAGAGGTTATTATCGCGATTTCGGTCTCTGCCGTATCTGCCTGAGAAAAATGGCACACCAGGGTCTTATCCCGGGTCTGAAAAAATCTAGCTGGTAA